From a single Bremerella cremea genomic region:
- a CDS encoding putative quinol monooxygenase, producing MIHVIATIEVAEGTRDKFLEHFHNLVPLVLEEEGCISYGPAIDVDAKLDVQIGPRDNVVTVVEAWESVEALHAHLAAPHMDDYREKVKDIVTDTKIQVLSPA from the coding sequence ATGATTCACGTTATCGCTACGATTGAAGTCGCCGAAGGTACTCGTGACAAATTCTTGGAACACTTCCACAATTTGGTTCCGCTCGTATTGGAAGAAGAAGGCTGCATCAGCTACGGCCCGGCTATCGATGTCGATGCCAAGCTCGACGTGCAAATTGGACCTCGCGATAACGTCGTGACCGTGGTAGAAGCCTGGGAATCGGTCGAAGCTTTGCATGCCCACTTGGCGGCTCCGCACATGGACGACTATCGCGAAAAGGTGAAAGATATTGTCACCGATACCAAGATCCAGGTTCTCAGCCCCGCCTAA
- the trpE gene encoding anthranilate synthase component I, producing the protein MPYLPEFSEFEKLAGKFEIIPVYRRLISDSMTPVSAFHKLDNGQPACLFESVVGGEKVGRYSFIGIQPEYHLSATRDQVTISRPEGSETFTSSNPLEELRKRLDTGTVAHIEGLPPFNGGAIGYAGYDVVRYVENLPNAPQDDRKLPDLSFGFYNNLIVFDNVSKIAYIIVMAKCPRGEANDHQAIYEAACRQADSIVAQLTKHDPTLTPTDIDLAGVPTIGYRSNFTQEAFEAAVRKCVDYIEAGDIFQVVFSQRLEVDIQSDPFEIYRTLRIVNPSPFMFFLRTPETTLVGSSPEIMVRVMDGVVTVRPLAGTRPRGLTEAEDLRLAEELLADPKERAEHIMLVDLGRNDVGRVAKYRSVQLSDVMAIERYSHVMHITSNVTGELPEGKDAFDALAACLPAGTVSGAPKVRAMEIIDEIEPHRRGPYAGAVGYIDYGGNMDTCIALRTIVIQDGTAYVQAGAGIVADSDPQMEYQETLNKARGILKAIEITEKRSAAAKAK; encoded by the coding sequence ATGCCGTACCTCCCTGAATTCTCCGAGTTCGAGAAGCTCGCAGGCAAGTTTGAGATTATTCCCGTTTATCGACGCTTAATCAGCGATTCGATGACCCCTGTTTCTGCCTTTCATAAACTAGACAACGGACAACCCGCTTGCCTGTTTGAAAGCGTGGTGGGGGGTGAGAAAGTTGGGCGATATTCCTTTATTGGAATTCAGCCTGAATACCATCTCAGCGCTACCCGCGATCAAGTAACCATTTCGCGCCCTGAGGGGAGTGAGACATTTACCAGCAGCAACCCGCTGGAAGAACTGCGCAAACGCCTAGATACCGGCACCGTGGCTCACATTGAAGGGCTTCCCCCGTTTAATGGTGGTGCAATCGGGTACGCCGGGTACGACGTCGTCCGGTATGTCGAAAATTTACCAAACGCACCGCAAGACGACCGTAAGCTGCCTGATCTTTCGTTCGGGTTTTATAACAATCTGATTGTTTTCGATAATGTCAGTAAAATCGCTTACATCATCGTTATGGCCAAATGCCCCCGAGGCGAGGCCAACGACCATCAAGCGATTTACGAAGCGGCTTGCCGCCAGGCCGATTCGATTGTCGCGCAGCTGACCAAGCACGACCCAACGCTAACCCCCACCGATATCGACCTGGCCGGCGTTCCCACCATTGGTTACCGCTCGAATTTCACGCAAGAAGCCTTTGAAGCGGCAGTCCGCAAATGCGTCGACTACATCGAGGCCGGCGATATCTTTCAAGTGGTGTTCAGCCAGCGGCTAGAAGTCGATATTCAAAGCGATCCATTCGAGATTTATCGCACCTTGCGGATCGTGAACCCCAGCCCGTTCATGTTCTTCCTTCGCACGCCAGAAACCACCCTGGTTGGTAGTTCGCCAGAGATCATGGTTCGTGTGATGGACGGCGTCGTTACCGTGCGTCCCTTGGCAGGCACCCGCCCCCGCGGCTTGACCGAGGCGGAAGATTTACGCTTGGCCGAAGAATTGCTGGCCGACCCGAAAGAACGGGCCGAACATATCATGCTGGTCGACTTGGGACGCAACGACGTGGGTCGTGTCGCTAAGTATCGCAGTGTGCAGCTATCTGACGTGATGGCAATCGAACGCTACAGCCACGTGATGCACATTACCTCGAACGTCACCGGCGAGCTTCCCGAGGGGAAAGATGCCTTCGATGCGTTGGCAGCCTGTTTACCGGCCGGGACGGTCTCTGGGGCGCCGAAGGTTCGTGCCATGGAAATCATCGACGAAATCGAACCTCACCGCCGTGGCCCTTATGCCGGTGCGGTCGGCTATATCGATTACGGCGGCAACATGGACACTTGTATTGCACTGCGGACAATCGTCATTCAAGACGGCACTGCGTACGTGCAAGCAGGTGCCGGTATCGTGGCCGATAGCGATCCGCAGATGGAATATCAGGAAACCCTGAACAAAGCCCGGGGCATCCTCAAAGCAATCGAAATCACCGAGAAACGCTCGGCCGCCGCGAAGGCGAAGTAG
- a CDS encoding TIM44-like domain-containing protein, which produces MAWFVAENAILTAASGIEAVVFAVVTLVILTGLASEHLRGELWELATIKLGSKKARLSQMEQALDAIQEADPNFDLETFCKAATNAFVTVENAIDEGDLAQIRAFVSDGIYQRFAFRLDEEVSLGRSRRTEKLTLSQVAPVEISSAKNTHNAFEVISLRFNGRAMREYRMQEGTAEIAVDVPEEISEVWTFLRRRGAKTKSKDFGSVKGQCPNCGADVSVNQWEKCPSCESTVRSGEHDWVLSEISDQSSWRITKPFKMSSATRYWIKQDHGFSSHYLEDRASVIFFRKFLTDRLGSIDALGKVATDRFCEAYEKKLEPDTFGNRTIYLEPRILAADVSGVIAEEPYDKALMHIRWTARRGIDRSGQIVLEKEPVQNSTMMVLVRKHGVKTRIERTITSSHCPKCGAPESNNASHACEFCQTVLNDGALEWTLADMLPFTSTEAMALRKKAYEGISTKVTVSPAYLAEDVPLKRAVVVEQAMPQFTKSEIEGVQIDGHAPNVLIREDDVTLCRVLIDLSRQLQLPKAKTHAFIRLVAKECQVSNVALAAAAKDRQPLDRSHLLELNAPVLKYWLQTLINVALLDAQFEAWEKVFVFAAAKELGLSSYDVEAAIRARMLELDQWTSGMRSVDMFSWVVVVAAADGRFDPQEIEQLKQLADRYGISRSQLTDMCQAAINKQLIAQIPQDANIAQVWLVQMIDMAFADGTVCRAEQKVLAKMAERIGFTPYDLKHLIRRRRAVLYKQARNALNGKPPAEEDELVLKADWSD; this is translated from the coding sequence ATGGCTTGGTTTGTGGCGGAAAATGCGATTCTCACCGCCGCTAGCGGTATCGAGGCCGTGGTCTTTGCGGTCGTTACGCTCGTCATTTTAACTGGTTTGGCTTCCGAGCATCTGCGTGGCGAATTATGGGAACTCGCGACCATTAAGCTGGGAAGCAAAAAAGCTCGCCTGAGCCAAATGGAGCAAGCGCTCGATGCCATCCAAGAGGCTGACCCCAACTTCGACCTGGAAACATTCTGTAAAGCTGCGACGAACGCATTTGTTACCGTCGAAAATGCGATCGACGAGGGAGATCTTGCCCAGATCCGGGCTTTCGTTTCCGACGGAATCTATCAGCGGTTTGCGTTCCGGTTAGATGAAGAGGTTAGTTTAGGAAGGTCGCGACGTACCGAAAAACTAACCCTTTCCCAAGTCGCCCCGGTTGAGATTAGTTCGGCCAAGAACACCCACAACGCGTTCGAGGTGATTTCGCTCCGTTTCAACGGCAGAGCGATGCGTGAATATCGCATGCAAGAAGGTACGGCCGAGATCGCGGTGGATGTGCCGGAAGAAATATCCGAAGTTTGGACCTTTCTCCGTCGTCGAGGTGCCAAGACAAAATCAAAAGACTTCGGCTCGGTAAAAGGGCAATGTCCGAACTGCGGTGCGGATGTGTCCGTGAACCAGTGGGAGAAATGCCCGTCGTGCGAGAGCACCGTCCGCTCTGGCGAGCATGATTGGGTTTTGTCCGAGATCTCGGATCAATCATCTTGGAGGATCACTAAGCCGTTCAAGATGAGCAGTGCCACCCGCTACTGGATCAAGCAAGACCACGGTTTCAGTTCGCATTATTTGGAAGACCGTGCCAGTGTGATCTTTTTTCGCAAGTTCCTGACCGATCGTCTGGGCTCGATCGATGCACTCGGTAAGGTTGCCACCGATCGGTTTTGCGAAGCGTACGAGAAAAAGCTTGAACCAGACACCTTCGGCAATCGCACGATTTATCTAGAGCCACGCATCCTAGCGGCGGATGTTTCTGGGGTGATCGCGGAGGAACCGTACGACAAGGCCCTGATGCACATCCGCTGGACGGCCCGGCGGGGCATCGATCGAAGTGGTCAAATAGTGCTCGAGAAAGAGCCTGTGCAAAACAGCACGATGATGGTCCTGGTCCGGAAGCATGGCGTGAAGACCCGGATTGAACGGACAATTACCAGTTCGCATTGTCCCAAGTGTGGTGCCCCGGAATCAAACAACGCTTCGCATGCGTGCGAGTTTTGCCAGACGGTTCTTAATGATGGGGCCCTAGAGTGGACACTGGCCGACATGTTGCCCTTCACATCAACGGAAGCGATGGCACTACGTAAGAAGGCATACGAAGGGATTTCCACCAAGGTAACTGTCTCGCCGGCCTACCTTGCCGAGGACGTCCCTTTGAAACGCGCGGTAGTCGTTGAACAGGCCATGCCACAGTTCACCAAGAGTGAGATTGAAGGGGTGCAAATCGACGGTCACGCGCCAAATGTCTTGATTCGCGAAGACGACGTGACCCTTTGCCGTGTGCTGATCGATCTCTCGCGTCAATTGCAACTCCCGAAAGCGAAGACGCATGCATTCATTCGCCTGGTTGCCAAAGAATGCCAGGTCTCGAATGTCGCACTCGCTGCGGCAGCAAAGGATCGCCAGCCGCTCGACCGGTCGCATCTTCTCGAATTGAATGCGCCAGTTTTGAAGTACTGGTTGCAAACGTTGATCAACGTGGCGCTGCTCGATGCTCAGTTCGAGGCCTGGGAAAAGGTGTTCGTGTTTGCAGCGGCGAAAGAGCTCGGGCTCAGCAGTTACGATGTCGAAGCCGCGATCCGGGCGCGCATGCTCGAACTGGATCAGTGGACCAGCGGTATGCGTTCGGTCGATATGTTCTCGTGGGTTGTCGTCGTAGCTGCCGCCGATGGCCGTTTCGATCCGCAGGAGATCGAACAGCTCAAGCAACTGGCCGACCGTTACGGAATTAGCCGCTCGCAGTTAACAGACATGTGTCAGGCTGCAATCAATAAGCAGCTTATCGCCCAAATTCCTCAGGATGCCAACATCGCCCAGGTATGGCTGGTCCAAATGATCGATATGGCCTTCGCTGACGGCACGGTCTGTCGGGCAGAGCAGAAAGTGCTTGCCAAGATGGCCGAGCGAATTGGTTTCACGCCGTATGATCTGAAGCATCTGATACGCCGTCGCCGCGCGGTACTCTACAAACAAGCCCGCAACGCGCTGAACGGCAAACCTCCTGCAGAAGAGGACGAGCTTGTTCTGAAGGCAGACTGGAGCGACTAA
- a CDS encoding protein arginine kinase, which yields MRGSGPESDIVISSRIRLARNLAEFPFIRRCASQDRKSIEKMVHDRLQAIPGFNTLYYLRVDELAHVDRQFLTERQLISREHAEAEGARSVAIDNDERLSVMINEEDHLRIQVMKSGLDLTSAWNQINEVDDQLESKLSYAFHERLGYLTACPTNVGTGMRVSVMLHLPALVITNQIEKVFRSLQKINLAVRGLYGEGSQAMGDFYQISNQITLGKSEEELIGQVSGVVPMIIEYERKARDFLITQNREDLHDKISRAYGILCTAQTISSEETMHLLSSVRMGVNLGLIDDLAISDINKLFVETQPAHLQKLRGNELDTAGRNIERALYLRRYLQDRGKEHRDERN from the coding sequence ATGCGCGGCAGCGGGCCTGAGTCCGATATCGTGATCAGTAGCCGAATCCGTCTGGCACGTAATCTGGCTGAGTTCCCTTTTATTCGCCGCTGCGCATCGCAAGATCGCAAGTCGATCGAAAAGATGGTTCACGACCGTCTGCAAGCGATCCCAGGCTTCAACACGCTGTATTATCTGCGTGTCGACGAATTGGCCCATGTCGATCGCCAGTTTCTCACCGAACGCCAGCTAATCAGCCGCGAACATGCCGAGGCCGAAGGGGCTCGGAGCGTTGCGATTGACAACGACGAACGCTTGAGCGTGATGATCAACGAGGAAGATCATCTCCGAATTCAAGTCATGAAAAGCGGGCTAGATTTGACCAGCGCCTGGAATCAAATCAACGAAGTCGACGACCAACTGGAAAGCAAGCTTAGCTATGCATTTCACGAACGTTTGGGCTATCTAACGGCTTGCCCCACCAACGTTGGCACCGGCATGCGCGTGAGTGTGATGCTGCATTTGCCCGCCCTGGTGATTACCAACCAGATTGAAAAAGTCTTTCGCAGCCTGCAAAAGATCAACCTGGCCGTGCGCGGGCTGTATGGCGAAGGTTCCCAGGCGATGGGAGATTTCTATCAGATCAGCAATCAGATTACGCTCGGCAAATCCGAAGAAGAACTGATCGGCCAAGTGAGTGGCGTCGTGCCGATGATTATCGAGTACGAACGCAAAGCTCGTGACTTTCTGATCACCCAGAACCGCGAAGATCTGCACGATAAGATCAGCCGAGCCTATGGGATCCTCTGCACCGCTCAGACGATTAGCAGTGAAGAAACGATGCACCTCCTCTCAAGCGTCCGCATGGGGGTGAACTTGGGCTTGATCGACGACCTCGCGATCTCCGACATCAACAAGCTGTTTGTTGAAACGCAACCCGCCCATTTGCAGAAGTTGCGTGGTAACGAACTTGATACCGCTGGTCGCAACATCGAGCGGGCTCTTTACTTGCGCCGTTATCTGCAAGACCGAGGAAAAGAACACCGAGACGAGCGGAATTAG
- a CDS encoding UvrB/UvrC motif-containing protein produces the protein MKCQQCEKPATFHITELTGEKPHELHLCEQCAQTYLSQNPSGGMPIQPSLAGMLHQQLKVTDTAKELAKLDEQACPICGITFYEFRNQGRLGCPHDYTCFGSELDPLIVNIHGDNIHAGKHPKHHRQTSQQQTQLIQLHNDMKVAIEKEDYERASQIRDEIRKIEEGQE, from the coding sequence ATGAAGTGCCAGCAGTGCGAAAAGCCAGCGACCTTTCACATTACCGAGCTTACCGGTGAGAAGCCGCACGAATTGCATCTCTGCGAGCAATGCGCGCAGACCTACTTATCCCAAAATCCGTCGGGGGGGATGCCGATTCAGCCATCGTTGGCAGGAATGTTGCATCAACAATTGAAAGTCACCGATACCGCCAAGGAACTAGCCAAGCTCGACGAGCAGGCTTGTCCGATTTGTGGTATCACTTTCTACGAGTTCCGCAATCAAGGCCGTTTGGGCTGTCCGCACGACTACACCTGCTTCGGCAGCGAACTCGATCCGCTAATTGTCAACATTCATGGCGACAATATTCACGCGGGCAAGCATCCCAAACATCATCGCCAGACGTCGCAGCAGCAAACGCAACTCATCCAGCTGCACAACGACATGAAAGTGGCGATCGAGAAAGAAGATTACGAGCGTGCCTCCCAGATCCGGGACGAAATTCGTAAGATTGAAGAAGGTCAAGAGTAA
- the trpA gene encoding tryptophan synthase subunit alpha gives MSAVDRAFEALRQQNKKALVPFVTAGDPSLEITAAALQELGKRGATVCEVGIPYSDPIADGPVIQASYTRALDKKIKLKSILDTIGQVTPSLPCPVVTMISYAIIHRHGPEKYLDMAQAAGVSGAIVPDLLVEESDKFVQLCKQRDFSLIQLITPTTSKERAKRILETSTGFVYYVSVAGITGERTELPPTIVENVKWLKSQTDLPICIGFGISKPEHVHLLKEACDGVIVGSAIVRRLCEAGSKPQAEVIQEVGDYADTLLDALNG, from the coding sequence ATGTCCGCAGTTGATCGTGCGTTTGAAGCTCTGCGTCAGCAAAATAAGAAGGCCCTGGTCCCCTTTGTGACTGCCGGGGATCCTTCGTTGGAGATCACCGCTGCGGCGCTGCAAGAGTTAGGCAAGCGAGGAGCGACGGTTTGTGAAGTCGGCATTCCTTACAGCGATCCGATCGCCGATGGCCCAGTGATTCAAGCTTCGTACACGCGGGCACTCGATAAGAAGATCAAGCTGAAGTCGATCCTCGACACCATCGGCCAGGTCACGCCTTCCCTCCCCTGCCCTGTGGTGACAATGATTAGCTATGCGATCATTCATCGTCATGGGCCAGAGAAATATCTAGACATGGCTCAAGCTGCCGGCGTCAGTGGCGCGATCGTGCCAGACTTGCTAGTAGAGGAGTCGGACAAGTTCGTCCAGCTATGCAAGCAGCGCGACTTCAGTTTGATTCAGCTGATCACGCCAACTACCTCGAAAGAGCGTGCGAAACGAATTCTCGAAACGTCGACCGGCTTTGTCTATTACGTCTCGGTGGCTGGGATCACCGGCGAGCGAACGGAATTGCCACCTACGATCGTCGAGAACGTAAAGTGGCTCAAGAGCCAGACCGATCTACCAATCTGCATCGGTTTTGGCATCAGCAAGCCAGAGCATGTTCACTTGCTGAAAGAAGCTTGCGACGGAGTCATTGTCGGTTCGGCGATCGTCCGGCGTCTATGCGAAGCAGGCAGCAAACCGCAAGCTGAAGTGATTCAAGAAGTAGGCGACTACGCCGACACGCTGCTGGACGCACTCAACGGCTAG
- the mutM gene encoding bifunctional DNA-formamidopyrimidine glycosylase/DNA-(apurinic or apyrimidinic site) lyase translates to MPELPEVETMRRGVLGLVGGRIETFEQLPCERRPIGITPSARKLRTTLTGRTIERIDRLGKRVLLVLDDQSRLMFEPRMTGLVLISDPPTIEHLRVRLAIGGAPHKELLYWDRRGLGSVRWFSEKEFQQEFHLGRLGPDALDIEAAEFREKFATTRQPIKVALLDQKRVAGIGNLYASEILHQAKIDPAQACHELKPKDWKRIHACMREILLEAIAYEGSTLNDGTYRNALNQSGSYQNHHRVYAKEGEVCRSCGKATIIRTVQAQRATFFCPRCQKSK, encoded by the coding sequence TTGCCGGAACTTCCTGAAGTCGAAACGATGCGTCGGGGCGTGTTAGGCCTGGTCGGCGGTCGGATCGAAACGTTCGAACAGCTCCCTTGCGAGCGGCGTCCTATTGGAATCACCCCCAGCGCCCGAAAACTTCGTACCACGCTTACCGGCCGCACGATCGAGCGAATCGATCGGCTGGGAAAACGAGTGCTGCTGGTGCTGGACGATCAGTCACGTTTGATGTTCGAGCCGCGTATGACCGGGCTCGTCTTGATTTCAGACCCTCCGACGATCGAGCACTTACGAGTCCGGCTCGCCATTGGTGGGGCCCCACACAAGGAGCTTCTCTACTGGGACCGTCGCGGGCTCGGTTCGGTTCGGTGGTTCTCAGAAAAGGAATTTCAGCAAGAGTTTCATCTGGGCCGTTTAGGGCCAGATGCGCTCGATATCGAAGCCGCCGAATTCCGCGAAAAGTTCGCCACCACGCGGCAACCGATCAAGGTCGCCTTGCTCGATCAAAAGCGAGTCGCCGGAATAGGCAATCTGTACGCTTCTGAAATCTTACACCAGGCGAAAATCGATCCGGCACAGGCCTGCCACGAACTAAAGCCCAAAGACTGGAAGCGGATTCATGCTTGCATGCGTGAAATTCTGCTTGAAGCGATCGCGTACGAAGGCTCGACACTCAACGACGGTACTTACCGCAACGCCCTCAATCAATCAGGCAGCTACCAGAACCATCATCGGGTTTATGCCAAGGAAGGCGAGGTCTGCCGCTCTTGTGGCAAAGCGACAATCATTCGCACGGTGCAGGCTCAACGAGCAACTTTCTTTTGTCCCCGCTGCCAGAAGAGTAAGTAG
- the coaD gene encoding pantetheine-phosphate adenylyltransferase, with protein sequence MADSNRIAVYVGSFDPITLGHLNLIERSSKLVDRLIVGIGVNAEKNGLFGPEERIDLVQKVTADMPNVETQTFDGLAVEFVRSVGAHVMIRGIRPLTDIAGEFTMMMANRKLDSGIETIFLMADEEYGHVSSSLLKQITPLANDEQLQKFVPASIIPDLRAKFAAGK encoded by the coding sequence TTTATGTTGGGTCGTTCGATCCGATTACTCTGGGACATCTCAACTTGATCGAGCGGAGCAGCAAGCTGGTCGATCGCTTGATTGTCGGCATTGGGGTCAATGCTGAGAAAAATGGGCTTTTTGGTCCAGAAGAACGCATCGACCTGGTCCAAAAGGTGACGGCCGACATGCCGAATGTCGAAACCCAAACGTTCGACGGACTGGCGGTCGAATTCGTACGTAGCGTTGGCGCCCACGTCATGATTCGCGGCATTCGCCCGCTGACTGACATCGCTGGCGAATTCACGATGATGATGGCCAACCGCAAGCTAGACTCCGGAATCGAAACCATCTTCCTGATGGCAGACGAAGAATACGGTCACGTTTCCAGTTCGCTGCTAAAACAGATCACCCCACTGGCCAACGACGAGCAACTACAGAAGTTTGTTCCAGCTTCGATTATCCCTGACCTACGGGCCAAGTTTGCAGCAGGAAAGTAG
- a CDS encoding ABC transporter ATP-binding protein: MIELVDFGKDYGDFTAVKCLNLKIEAGEMFGFIGPNGAGKSTSIRFLATLLKASRGEGFVNGFNVAQQPMDVRHSVGYMPDNFGVYDGMKVWEFLDFFAVAYKIPRTRRKAVITDVLELLDLTHKRNDFVNGLSRGMKQRLCLAKTLVHDPPVLILDEPASGLDPRARLEVKALLKELRKMGKTILISSHILTELADCCTSVGIVERGELLMSGSIEDVYRRIRKNRIINIKFVDGMDAGLSIIRSMPECVDVDVDRGQVTCELQTDDQGVASLLKKLVDNQINVRTFAEKDPTLEDVFMMVTKGLVT, translated from the coding sequence ATGATTGAATTAGTTGATTTCGGGAAAGACTATGGTGATTTCACTGCGGTCAAATGCTTGAATCTCAAGATCGAAGCGGGCGAGATGTTTGGCTTCATCGGCCCCAATGGCGCCGGCAAAAGCACCAGCATTCGCTTTTTGGCCACGCTCTTAAAAGCCTCGCGAGGCGAGGGCTTTGTCAACGGATTTAACGTTGCCCAGCAGCCCATGGATGTGCGGCACAGTGTCGGCTACATGCCGGACAACTTCGGTGTGTACGACGGCATGAAGGTTTGGGAGTTTCTCGACTTCTTCGCCGTCGCCTATAAAATTCCGCGCACTCGCCGCAAAGCGGTCATCACCGACGTGTTGGAACTACTGGACCTGACCCACAAACGCAACGACTTTGTCAACGGTCTTTCGCGAGGGATGAAGCAGCGGCTTTGCCTGGCCAAAACCTTGGTTCACGACCCTCCGGTGCTCATCCTGGATGAACCAGCCAGTGGTCTCGATCCACGGGCTCGTTTGGAAGTCAAGGCGTTGCTCAAAGAACTTCGCAAGATGGGTAAGACCATCCTTATTTCCAGCCACATCCTGACCGAACTGGCCGACTGCTGTACCTCGGTCGGCATTGTCGAACGAGGAGAACTGCTGATGAGCGGTAGCATCGAAGATGTTTACCGCCGCATTCGCAAAAACCGAATCATCAACATCAAATTTGTCGACGGCATGGACGCCGGTCTCTCGATCATTCGCAGCATGCCTGAATGTGTCGACGTCGATGTCGATCGTGGCCAGGTTACCTGCGAACTTCAAACCGACGACCAAGGAGTCGCCTCGCTGCTGAAGAAGTTGGTCGACAACCAGATCAACGTGCGTACTTTTGCCGAAAAAGACCCAACACTGGAAGACGTCTTCATGATGGTAACCAAAGGGCTGGTGACCTAA
- the trpB gene encoding tryptophan synthase subunit beta translates to MDSLGTASHNVPDAAGRFGPFGGRYVPETLTQALDQLTEEYEKAVKDPSFFAELKDLLRDFVGRPSPFYHARRLTEQCGGAQIWLKREDTNHTGAHKINNTLGQALLTLRMGKKRVIAETGAGQHGVATATACAHFGIPCVVYMGEEDIRRQAPNVFSMKLLGAEVRPVTTGSRTLRDAINEAMRDWMSSVEDTHYILGSVVGPHPFPRIVRDFQAVIGEEARTQSLERLGKLPNKVVACVGGGSNAAGMFYPFIEDTDVELVGVEAGGRGPKPGDHASPLTYGEPGVLHGSYSFVMQDEDGQTCDVHSMSAGLDYPGVGPEHSYWKATGRVEYTCCEDNDAMKGFDALAATEGILPALESSHAVAKAMELAAKMPKDQVVLVCLSGRGDKDAAEIARLKGVKY, encoded by the coding sequence ATGGATAGTCTAGGTACTGCCAGTCATAACGTTCCCGATGCTGCTGGCCGTTTTGGTCCGTTCGGGGGACGTTACGTTCCCGAAACGTTGACCCAGGCCCTCGATCAATTAACCGAGGAATACGAAAAGGCGGTGAAAGATCCCAGCTTCTTCGCTGAGCTGAAGGATCTGCTGCGGGACTTTGTGGGCCGCCCCTCTCCGTTCTATCACGCTCGCCGTTTAACCGAGCAATGTGGTGGCGCCCAGATCTGGCTGAAGCGGGAAGATACCAATCATACCGGCGCCCACAAAATCAACAACACGCTCGGTCAGGCTTTGCTCACACTGCGAATGGGTAAGAAGCGAGTTATTGCCGAGACTGGTGCCGGTCAGCATGGCGTGGCGACTGCCACGGCTTGTGCTCACTTTGGGATTCCCTGTGTTGTTTATATGGGCGAGGAAGACATCCGTCGCCAAGCCCCCAACGTCTTCAGCATGAAGCTGCTTGGCGCCGAGGTTCGCCCGGTGACGACTGGCTCGCGGACGCTGCGTGATGCCATCAACGAGGCGATGCGCGATTGGATGTCTTCGGTCGAAGATACCCACTACATCTTAGGCAGCGTGGTCGGGCCTCATCCTTTCCCCCGCATTGTACGTGATTTTCAAGCGGTGATCGGCGAGGAAGCGCGGACCCAAAGTTTGGAACGCCTGGGTAAGCTGCCCAACAAGGTCGTTGCATGTGTTGGCGGCGGCAGCAACGCAGCCGGGATGTTCTATCCGTTTATCGAAGACACCGATGTTGAGCTTGTTGGCGTAGAAGCTGGCGGACGCGGCCCGAAACCGGGCGACCACGCTTCGCCACTCACCTACGGCGAGCCTGGTGTGTTGCATGGTAGCTATAGCTTTGTCATGCAGGACGAAGATGGCCAGACCTGCGATGTCCACTCGATGTCGGCCGGTCTCGACTATCCAGGCGTCGGCCCCGAACATAGCTACTGGAAGGCGACCGGTCGGGTCGAGTACACCTGTTGTGAAGACAACGACGCCATGAAGGGCTTCGATGCCCTAGCCGCAACAGAAGGTATTTTGCCAGCCCTGGAATCCTCGCATGCCGTTGCCAAAGCGATGGAACTGGCCGCGAAAATGCCCAAGGATCAAGTCGTGCTCGTTTGTCTTTCCGGCCGTGGAGACAAAGACGCCGCCGAAATTGCCCGCCTCAAAGGCGTTAAGTATTAG
- a CDS encoding LURP-one-related/scramblase family protein, translating to MRYVIKERFWSWGDKYYVYNEHQDPVYEIVGKVFSWGDQLSFRDMQGNELAYISQRLLSWMPCYEIYLQGELFAVMRKKFTWFQQKFVLDIPGPNDYTIDGSFWVHNYAFQRQGRTVAKISKAFWAWTDSYGIETVKGEDDVTILCACIVIDQILDDQRSD from the coding sequence ATGCGATATGTTATCAAGGAACGCTTCTGGTCTTGGGGCGACAAATATTACGTTTACAACGAACACCAAGACCCTGTTTATGAAATCGTGGGAAAGGTCTTTTCTTGGGGAGATCAGCTCTCTTTCCGCGACATGCAAGGGAACGAACTAGCCTACATCTCGCAGCGGCTCCTCTCGTGGATGCCTTGTTACGAGATCTACCTACAAGGCGAACTCTTCGCAGTGATGCGGAAGAAATTCACTTGGTTCCAGCAAAAATTCGTGCTCGATATCCCTGGTCCCAACGATTACACAATCGATGGCAGCTTCTGGGTGCATAATTATGCCTTTCAACGCCAAGGCCGTACGGTTGCCAAAATCTCGAAAGCATTTTGGGCCTGGACCGACAGCTATGGGATTGAAACGGTTAAGGGAGAAGACGACGTCACCATCCTCTGCGCATGCATCGTCATCGATCAAATCTTGGACGACCAGCGGTCAGATTAA